TTGGTGATGATTTGACCGTGCCCCTGCCCGAAAGACCGTTTTCATCAAGAGTGAGTTTGGCTTGAATATCAGCACCTGCCGAGTCTGTATTCAGAGATATGGAACCCGTTACCTCTTCATTTGATGATCTGCTGAGAGATATGCTCTGGTCACCAAGCAAACCAAGGGACACAGTTCCCTTTGCGCTGCCGGAGCCGTCAGGTCGAGTGGTACCGCTTATGTCGGTGATGTTGAATCCGGCTATTGTCAGCTTTTCCGGCCACTGCCAGCCCTGCTCATCGGCTGTGCATGAAGCCGCTATGCATATCATCAGTATTATAAATATAATCGCGTTGCGCAGCATCTACTGCATCCCCCAATATTTTGATATGTATATTATAGACGATACAAAACGCGGCAATTACCCTAAATCCTGAAGGAGTCCTCGGTTTGAAGTACAAGTATAGCACTGTCGGACAAAAAGCACATCCGCAAGATATGGTCGAGTTTCGTGACAGAAACTGCGAAACGTCTTAATATTGCGCTGACTGTTGGAAAGCGGGTCTGGACTCACCACTTTCCACTCTCAGCTATTTTCGAGGTAGAATCACAATGAGCGAAAATTACAGGGCAAAATATTTCAGCCGCACAGAAAGTGGCTTTCCCGATGAGGTCGAGATTCTAGGGACAACATATGTGAAGGTCGAGGACCTCAGATATGGCACAAACCCACATCAGGGAGCAAGTTTCTATAGACCAAAAGGCTCATCAGGCCTGCCTTTTGGCGATATGATCCAGCTAAAGAGCGGCAAATCCGGTCTATCCGAGACCAACTATGGTGACCTCAACCATGGCTCGAACATAGTGAAATACTTCGACAGACCTGCATGCGCCGTGATGAAACACTTGAACCCAAGCGGAGCCGCAGTCCGGGTCGGCGACCAGGACACTCGCACTGTATATCTTCGCGCACGCGATGCTGATGCCATAGCAGCATTCGGCAGCACAGTAGTCTTCAACACAAAAGTAGACGCCGATACTGCAAAAGAGATCATGACCACCGTGGTCGAGGTTGTTGCCGCGCCCGATTTCGACGATGATGCCCTGCAGATCCTAAACGATCATGATACATATAAGATGAACAAAGAGATCAGGGTCATCAAGATGCCCAATATCTCAAGTCTTCCGAAATGGGTCGGTGACCATGCTGCTCCTACCATAAAGACTCTTGCAGATGGCACTGTCGTTGTGGCAGAACCGTTGCTGACAAACATCAAAAGTGCCGCGGACCTTGCACCCGCTACCACGGAGCACGCAAAACATGGCAAATTCGTTATTGAAAAGCAGCCGACAGCCGCTCAGCTCGATGACCTGCTCTTCAGTTGGTATGTGAACCTCAACGTCCGCTCCAACGGCGTCGTGATCGCGAAAAACGGCGTAACGATTGCGGTCGGCACAGGCCAGCAGGACCGCGTCACTGCTGTCCGCCAGGCAATCCAGAAAGCCAAAGAGAAATTCAAAGGCAGTGAGGGACTCGAAGGAGCTGTGATGAGTTCGGACGCATTTTTCCCTTTCCGCGATAGCGTAGATGCAGCAGCCGAGGCAGGAATCACGGCGATTGTCCAACCAGGAGGCTCAGTCCGCGATTGGGAGTCCATCAAGGCATGCAATGAGCATGGCATTACTATGGTCTTTACCGGCGAAAGGTGCTTCTCACACCACTAACTTCTGATTTAGTATTTAGTATTTGGGATTGAGTATTTGTACTTCACTTATTGCACATAGTGTGTCGGAATGGCGGTATTCTGACACACTATGTCTTGCAGCACCAGCCTTTGTCATGAATTCACACCGGTATTATTGCCTGTTTTTTCCATAAGTGTGCCATAATATTTGACTGTGCCGTTATTTTGAGGTATATTCGTACCATAGGATCAAACCCTGTAAATTGGCACGGATAGCAATACTAGAGGTGATTGACATATGCTGAATATACTACGCAGGTCTTGGTTGGTCTTTGCTGTTGCGCTGATCACAATCAGCACATCGGCATATGCCGAATCCTGGAGCTCATTCAAAGATGCATCATTCACCAATGTCAGCATTACGCCTTCATTTGCCACTGATACCATGACATATACCGTATCACTCGCCTCATCTCCAATGATCACAATCGCGGGCATAACATATAACATCTCATGGATACAGGGATTTTATGCCCTTTCGAGCGATGGGATCAGCACGTTCTATGCAGGCGGCAGCAACATTGTGGACCCGACTAATAGTAAAAATATCCTCTGGAAGTGGGATACGACACCAAATGCAAGCTCGCCGGACGATTATA
The nucleotide sequence above comes from bacterium. Encoded proteins:
- a CDS encoding IMP cyclohydrolase — encoded protein: MSENYRAKYFSRTESGFPDEVEILGTTYVKVEDLRYGTNPHQGASFYRPKGSSGLPFGDMIQLKSGKSGLSETNYGDLNHGSNIVKYFDRPACAVMKHLNPSGAAVRVGDQDTRTVYLRARDADAIAAFGSTVVFNTKVDADTAKEIMTTVVEVVAAPDFDDDALQILNDHDTYKMNKEIRVIKMPNISSLPKWVGDHAAPTIKTLADGTVVVAEPLLTNIKSAADLAPATTEHAKHGKFVIEKQPTAAQLDDLLFSWYVNLNVRSNGVVIAKNGVTIAVGTGQQDRVTAVRQAIQKAKEKFKGSEGLEGAVMSSDAFFPFRDSVDAAAEAGITAIVQPGGSVRDWESIKACNEHGITMVFTGERCFSHH